A genomic region of Rhipicephalus sanguineus isolate Rsan-2018 chromosome 1, BIME_Rsan_1.4, whole genome shotgun sequence contains the following coding sequences:
- the LOC119375475 gene encoding ER membrane protein complex subunit 4 isoform X2, protein MAASLGSRAPSKRHKWSFAFSQRRADRVTELASPPGFSSSLGQGHSEASRETEANLIVKKSWDVALAPWKQVPMNLFIMYMAGNSISIFPIMMVGMLFLRPVKALLTIQSTFKMIEGGQAILQKIVYLFGNLACLALALYKCSSMGLLPTHASDWLDFVEPLQRIEHSGGGIILS, encoded by the exons ATGGCTGCAAGTTTAGGAAGCAGAGCTCCGTCAAAGCGGCATAAATGGTCCTTTGCTTTTTCTCAGAG ACGAGCTGATAGAGTGACGGAGCTGGCTTCACCTCCAGGCTTTAGTTCATCCCTTGGACAAGGGCACAGTGAAGCTAGTCGTGAGACAGAAGCAAACCTTATCGTGAAG AAATCCTGGGATGTAGCTTTGGCTCCATGGAAGCAGGTGCCTATGAACCTTTTCATTATGTACATGGCTGGAAATTCTATCTCAATCTTCCCGATCATGATGGTGGGAATGTTGTTCTTGAGACCTGTCAAAGCTCTCTTAACAATTCAGTCAA CATTCAAGATGATTGAAGGAGGCCAAGCTATTCTTCAGAAAATAGTTTATCTTTTTGGTAACCTGGCATGTTTGGCCTTAGCTCTTTATAAATGTTCATCAATGGGCCTATTGCCAACACACGCATCTGACTGGTTGGATTTTGTAGAGCCTCTCCAA